One segment of Candidatus Nitrospira nitrosa DNA contains the following:
- a CDS encoding lytic transglycosylase domain-containing protein, producing MIIRTMQPLCIVLAISAVIVLQSAPVPATTTPADNNDPKTENEKELLLPEVLDGQPEPEDRLVILPEIKREGERFFLSSFKLPDKITFAGVQVPLDNWQVRERIEYEFYQFLEDQGESIILAKRTGRCFPPAERQLAETGLPDDLKYMLLVESKCISAAYSKAKASGPWQFIPSTGRRYRLKSDAVRDERRNLEMSTEAAVKYLKYLKDFQDNDWFLAMASYNAGEERIRKLLKEQKITDYWKMHGPRETMRYVPRIIAAKEIYSQPEKYLGLTKKDLYMPLETETITVNVKESQRALASVAEEFGTYLLEIKMLNPEFKKDMLPRGSYQIRVPRQTCPNRCFKQDPTP from the coding sequence ATGATCATCCGTACGATGCAACCGTTGTGTATTGTGCTCGCCATCAGTGCCGTGATCGTCCTACAGAGCGCTCCGGTGCCGGCTACCACGACGCCAGCTGACAACAACGATCCAAAGACCGAAAACGAGAAGGAGCTTCTCTTGCCCGAAGTGCTGGATGGCCAACCAGAGCCGGAGGATCGGCTGGTGATCTTGCCGGAGATTAAGCGCGAGGGAGAACGATTCTTTCTGAGCTCGTTCAAGCTGCCGGACAAGATTACCTTTGCCGGAGTTCAGGTTCCTCTGGATAACTGGCAAGTAAGGGAACGGATTGAGTATGAGTTCTATCAATTTTTAGAAGATCAAGGCGAGAGCATCATCCTTGCCAAACGGACCGGGCGTTGTTTCCCTCCGGCCGAAAGGCAGTTGGCAGAAACGGGATTACCGGACGATCTCAAGTATATGTTGCTGGTCGAGAGCAAATGCATTTCTGCCGCATACTCGAAGGCGAAGGCTTCAGGCCCCTGGCAATTCATCCCTTCTACGGGGCGACGCTACCGGCTCAAGAGTGACGCCGTCCGAGATGAACGCCGCAATCTCGAAATGTCGACCGAAGCGGCGGTGAAGTACCTCAAATACCTCAAAGACTTCCAGGACAATGATTGGTTCCTGGCGATGGCTTCCTACAACGCCGGCGAAGAACGTATACGCAAGCTGCTCAAGGAACAAAAAATTACCGATTATTGGAAGATGCACGGACCTCGTGAGACCATGCGATACGTCCCTCGCATCATCGCGGCGAAGGAAATCTACTCCCAGCCGGAGAAATATCTTGGACTGACCAAGAAAGATCTCTACATGCCGTTGGAGACGGAAACCATCACCGTGAATGTAAAGGAATCTCAACGCGCGTTGGCATCCGTTGCTGAGGAATTCGGCACGTACCTCCTCGAGATCAAAATGTTGAATCCGGAGTTTAAGAAGGATATGCTCCCTCGGGGCTCCTATCAAATCCGAGTTCCTCGCCAGACCTGTCCTAATCGATGCTTCAAGCAGGACCCGACCCCCTAG
- a CDS encoding glycerate kinase type-2 family protein, whose amino-acid sequence MLLRLPSSPARPFLHKLLNAGLEAADPYQALIKTVSLNGASLRVGQRTFDLSHTKRVVAVGAGKASARMAQALEVVLGERLEDGLVIVKTGHSLTTRRTTVLEASHPIPNRAGVVATQHLLHLAQGLSSKDLLIVLLSGGASSLLPAPVSTVTLADKRRTTQLLLRCGATINEVNVVRKHLSLIKGGRLAASTTARIITLVLSDVIGDDLGSIGSGPTAVDPSTFAEAIEVLQRYRIWSAVPPTVRRYLQRGQKGAVPETLKPGSPRGRAVHHHIIGSNHIMLEAVARIAREAGLFTKLVSSPLTGEVRIAAKQLVDLGKAVRAGRGRVRRPYCVVAGGETTVTVTGHGKGGRAQEFAAAAAFEISGLSNAWVIALGSDGTDGPTDAAGALVGSETVSRAKRLKVDLSAALKRHNTYPAFKKLGCHIHTGPTGTNVNDLYLFLQL is encoded by the coding sequence ATGTTGCTTCGTCTCCCCTCGTCTCCGGCACGACCTTTCCTCCACAAGCTTCTTAATGCAGGCCTTGAGGCTGCGGATCCCTATCAGGCCCTGATCAAAACTGTGTCTCTCAACGGAGCTTCCCTACGAGTGGGACAACGAACATTTGATCTTTCCCACACCAAAAGAGTGGTTGCAGTCGGGGCCGGTAAGGCATCCGCAAGAATGGCGCAAGCATTAGAGGTAGTGCTGGGAGAACGACTAGAAGATGGACTTGTAATCGTGAAGACGGGACATTCGCTCACTACACGACGAACGACCGTCCTCGAGGCCAGCCATCCAATCCCTAATCGCGCAGGAGTTGTTGCGACTCAACACCTATTGCACTTAGCACAGGGGCTATCCTCAAAAGATCTATTGATCGTTCTTTTGTCCGGAGGAGCATCCAGCCTATTACCAGCTCCCGTCTCAACCGTGACCCTTGCCGATAAACGGCGTACAACACAGCTCCTGCTTCGCTGTGGCGCCACAATCAATGAGGTCAATGTCGTCCGAAAACATCTCTCGTTGATTAAGGGCGGCAGACTTGCCGCCTCCACGACCGCAAGGATCATCACCCTTGTCCTTTCTGATGTTATCGGCGATGACCTTGGGTCCATCGGCTCCGGCCCCACAGCCGTTGATCCTTCTACATTTGCCGAGGCTATCGAGGTATTGCAGCGTTACCGAATCTGGTCTGCAGTTCCACCGACGGTCCGCCGCTACTTACAGAGGGGACAAAAAGGAGCAGTACCCGAAACCTTGAAACCTGGTTCCCCTCGCGGACGGGCAGTCCACCACCACATTATCGGCAGTAATCACATCATGCTGGAAGCTGTGGCACGGATCGCACGGGAGGCAGGCCTCTTCACCAAACTCGTCTCCTCCCCCCTCACAGGAGAAGTGCGCATTGCGGCCAAGCAGTTGGTCGACCTGGGCAAAGCAGTCAGGGCCGGACGTGGCCGCGTGAGGCGTCCCTACTGTGTGGTGGCAGGAGGGGAAACCACGGTGACGGTCACAGGTCATGGGAAAGGAGGACGTGCTCAGGAATTTGCAGCGGCAGCCGCATTCGAAATCTCTGGGCTCTCCAATGCGTGGGTCATCGCGCTAGGAAGTGACGGCACCGATGGGCCAACCGACGCAGCAGGAGCTCTCGTCGGTAGCGAAACCGTCTCACGAGCAAAACGACTCAAGGTTGACCTCTCCGCTGCATTGAAGCGGCACAATACCTACCCAGCCTTCAAGAAGCTTGGATGCCATATTCACACCGGACCAACCGGCACCAATGTCAATGACCTTTACCTCTTCCTCCAGCTCTAG
- a CDS encoding uracil-DNA glycosylase, translating into MRALSILNKAITDCTVCPRLVTYRQAIAQQKRKQFLDWDYWGRPVPGFGDSRARLYVLGLAPAAHGGNRTGRVFTGDRSGDWLYEALYRHGFANQPTSHHRDDGLSLKDCYIGATVRCAPPGNKPTPDEFLSCRQYLQAEIRLLKNHRVVVALGKIAFDHYLKTCRSQGRMIPVPAPKFGHGAVYRLPWGVTLIGSYHPSQQNTFTGKLTRPMFHAVFQGARKEIDGLRSRL; encoded by the coding sequence ATGCGGGCTCTGAGTATTTTGAATAAAGCTATCACAGACTGTACAGTCTGTCCTCGGCTGGTCACCTATCGGCAAGCGATAGCACAGCAGAAGCGGAAGCAATTTCTGGATTGGGACTATTGGGGTCGGCCGGTACCTGGCTTTGGAGATTCCCGAGCCAGGCTCTATGTGCTTGGCCTTGCTCCAGCGGCGCATGGAGGGAATCGGACTGGGCGAGTATTTACCGGTGACCGAAGTGGAGATTGGCTGTATGAGGCACTCTATCGACATGGGTTTGCCAACCAACCCACATCGCACCATCGAGATGACGGCTTGTCATTGAAGGACTGTTACATCGGGGCGACAGTTCGTTGTGCGCCACCGGGGAACAAACCCACGCCGGACGAGTTTTTGAGCTGTCGCCAGTACTTGCAGGCAGAAATTCGCTTACTGAAGAATCATCGTGTCGTGGTTGCCTTAGGGAAAATTGCTTTCGACCACTATCTCAAGACCTGTCGTTCTCAAGGTCGCATGATTCCAGTACCAGCTCCCAAGTTTGGACATGGCGCTGTCTACCGACTTCCCTGGGGAGTAACTCTGATAGGTTCCTATCACCCAAGCCAACAAAACACGTTTACAGGGAAATTGACCCGGCCGATGTTCCACGCAGTATTTCAGGGGGCGAGGAAAGAAATAGACGGACTCCGAAGTCGGCTTTAA